AGGCACGCGTACCCCCATGTCTTCAGCGAAGAATGCACTCAAATTCGATAACAATTAGTTAAAATTTTATCAAAAATTACGGTATCCCTATTTTATCGCATATTAGAAAAAAGTAAAACCCACCACAGGCGAGGCGGGTTTTTTGAGGGTAGAAGTGTATGTTTCGATGGGATCAGGCAGATTTTTCCATATCGTCATATGGATCAAACCCGTCGTCGTAATCGTCATATTCATCATAGTCAGTACGGTCTTCAGTGGATACGGCGCGGCCTATTTTATTTTGGATATCTTTAAGCTCTATAAAGAAATCAGCCTGCCGTCTCAGTTCATCTGCAATCATTGGCGGGTTTGTTTTTACTGTACTTGCAACAGTAACGCGGACACCCTTTCGCTGGATGGCTTCCACCAGACGACGGAAATCACCGTCACCAGAAAACAGGACAGCATGGTCGATACGTTCGCTTAACTCCATCATGTCGATGGCAAGTTCGATATCCATATTGCCTTTTAGCTTGCGGCGGCCTGTTGCATCGGTGAATTCTTTGGTGGGTTTTGTGACCATGGTAAAACCATTGTAATCCAGCCAGTCCACGAGCGGGCGAATGGGGGAATATTCCTGCTCTTCCATTAAGGCTGTGTAGTAGAAGGCTCGCACCAGGCGACCTTTATTCTTGAATTCGCTTAGAAGCTTTTTGTAGTCAATATCAAAGCCCAACGAGCGG
This region of Sneathiella aquimaris genomic DNA includes:
- a CDS encoding LabA-like NYN domain-containing protein; the encoded protein is MTFYAEERTALFIDGSNLYASARSLGFDIDYKKLLSEFKNKGRLVRAFYYTALMEEQEYSPIRPLVDWLDYNGFTMVTKPTKEFTDATGRRKLKGNMDIELAIDMMELSERIDHAVLFSGDGDFRRLVEAIQRKGVRVTVASTVKTNPPMIADELRRQADFFIELKDIQNKIGRAVSTEDRTDYDEYDDYDDGFDPYDDMEKSA